ACAACAGTTTCTTGAAACCGAGCTTGCCTAGCAGTCGCTCTGCCACCAAGGTCATGGAAAAAGAACCGACATACAATGCAGCCGCATTGAGTCCGTTCATTGTAGAGGATACGCCCATTTGCTCCAAAAAGATGGCGAGTACCGGCAGCAACATGCCTTGACTTAGCCCTGCGACAATGATGGCGAGAATAAGAATCACGAAATGCAGAGTCTGATTGGAGTCAGCTCCAGTTGATGGTTGTGCAGTGTTGTTAAGCACGGAAGATTCCTCCATTTTTGCTATGTAGATGTGTATTTCATTTTACAAACTGCCGGATTTATGCTGTAATTTAATGATGGTTCTTTTGTAAAAATCCTATGATATGAGCATTTCCGGCCATCACAATATTATAGTAGACAATTGGCCTGCAAACAAGCCATAATAAGCACAACAGGGTTTTAGGAATCAGCCTGTTTTTCAGCATTTTCCGCGGTTGAATATGCGGCTACCGACTATATTTGGGGGGCTTGGTTTCATGAGCTATCAGGTGAAAATCGACATTTCCCCGGTCTATGATCTGCTCGGCAGTTTTATGGTCTATGTGACCAAAAAATGGATTCGTGACATTGATCTGGGCCCGGAATGGATCAGGGAAATTGATAATAGGTTAAGCAATGGAGTACGCATGGCTATTTTGGAAGCTTCCTCGTGGCCATTTGACGACTATGATGCACTGTATGCTTGGGCCAGCTGCCGAACCCGCGAAGGCTCGGTTAGCGACTTTCTAGATCATTTAGAAAGTATGCCAGAAACGGATATGTGGAATGAGATTCATCCGCTGATGCCTGCACTCACACTGAGCGAAGCGATTCGTATTCAGAAAAGCTATGCTCCGCTGCTCAAGCTGTGGTACGAGAATTATTTTAACGAGATTGAGAATGAAATTTTGCCGCTGATCGCTGAAGATGGCGAGGAAAAATTGCGGTTACTTGATAAAATGGACCCTGCCGCGCTGATCGAATATGCGTCTGGCGGTTTGGTCGTTCCAGAGATGCCCGGTCTGAACACCGTTATTCTGTTCCCCACCGTGCATAACCGACCGATCAACACGTATTGTTTTTATGAAGGCTTTTTGCTGATTCAATATCCCGTGGATGTGCATGAAGAAGGCGAAGAGGACCCGCCAAACGTATTGCTGCGCATGACTAGAGCGCTATCTGATCCAGAGCGCTTACGTATGCTACGTTATATTGGCGGCGATGAGCCAAAATCATTGCAGGACATGTCCCATGATCTGCTTCAGCCACAGGAGACGCTCATGCATCATCTGATGATGCTGCGCGTAGCCGGTCTGCTGCGTATTCATTTGGGCAGAGAGGATATTGATAGATTCAGTCTGCGTCAGGACGGTGCGTCCGAGCTGCAGCTGTTTCTTGAATCGTATATCCGTATTTAAGGAGTGAACGTCATGAACAACATTCGGCACCAGCATCTGATCTTCGATATGGATGATACGCTGATTTATTGCAACAAATATTTCAATCTCATTTTGGATGAGTTTATTACCCTGCTATCCGGCTGGTTTAGCGAATACGATCTGCCAATGGATGATATTCGGCAAAAGCAAATCGAAATCGACGTAGCTGGCGTACATGTGGTCGGCTTTGCCAGTGAGCACTTCCCTGCTTCCTTAGTAGAAACATACCGTCATTTCAGCCGTCTATACGGTCGTCCGCTGAATGACAATGAAGAACGCCAGCTGAAGCTGCTCGGCAGCAGTGTGTATGAAAAAGAAGTTGAGCCGTACCCAGGGATGGTCAATACATTGGATTCGCTGCGTCAAGCTGGTCATACACTGTATCTGTATACTGGCGGCGAAACTGCCATTCAACAACGAAAAATCGATCAAATGAAGCTGAGTTCCTTTTTCGGAGAGCGCATCTTCATTCGTCAGCACAAAAATATTACGGCACTGGAAGAAATCATCACCACCCAGCTGCTGCCCCGTCAGGATACATGGATGATCGGCAACTCGCTGCGTTCCGACGTACAGCCTGCGCTGCAAGCGTCGCTGAATACGATCTATATCAAACAGGAGCAGGAATGGGCGTATGATATTGTACAGCTGCAAACAGGCACAGAGCAATCGTTCCATACCGTTTCTCATCTCACCGATGTACCGGATACGATTCATCAGCACTTGAATATCTACGATAACGAACAAAAACGGACCTGGGGTTAAACCCGGTCCGTTTTTTGTTTTTTGTCACATGCTTTATGGCATGGTAGCCGCTTGGATACAGATAAAGAACATTATGAGTCCACCGCTTCTACCGCTAGCTTACCAGTCTGACGATCTACCAGCTTGATCCGTGCTTTAAAATCATGCCCGCCCTTTTTAAAGGACAGTACCTGACTTTCACCTTTCAATAGCAACGCCTTCAACATCTGCACCGATACGCTTTTACCAGAATATTCTTTCCAAATGACAAAGCCGCAGCCCTGTTTAAAATGAGAGCAACCATAGCCTTTACGACCTTCGATAATCGTTCCTCCGCAGCCCTGACGCGGACAGCTGCCTAGTGCCGTGTGAGACGGCGCAGATGCTCCTTTAGAGCGATGAGCGGCGGCACTAGTAGAGTGGGCAGAATCACGCGAATGCGTGGTAGCACTTCGTACAGCACCAGATGCTGATGATGTCGAAGTTTTTACGTTAGCTGAACGATGATCCTCTGCTCTATCGCTACGGGCAGTGCTTGCTTGGGAGCGTGGAGACGATTCATAGCTTGCAGATGCGTATGGCTGTGTATAGTGCATATCCTCCGGCGGCGCTTCTGGCATAGGATGATCCACGACAACGGATGCCGATGACTTTTTGCGACTGCCAGCTTTACTACGTGTCGCTCGCGTGCTGCCTGCTCCATCAGAGGAACTAGCCGAACGGGAACGCGAAGATGTTGCACTGCCTGAACGACTGCTGCTAGTCGTACGGGTGCTGCTGCGTTTGCCTTTTCCTTTGGAGCGTGAAGATTCATCTCCAAATAGTCCCGCAGCGGCAGGTGTCTGTGTTCTTACCTTATCAATGACAGATACAGCGAACTTTTTGACACTTTCCAGAAAACGATCGGAATCCGCCTCGCCGCGCGAAATCTGATTCAACCGTCGTTCCCATTGTCCGGTCATTTCCGGCGAAGTGAGCAGCTCTACACCAGCGGCACGAATCAGCTCGATGGCGGCTCTTCCTTTGAGAGTCAATTCAATCTTTTTGCCCTTGGCGGTGACATAGCCCACCTGCTTGAGACGCTCAATCGTCGCAGCGCGCGTTGCCGGTGTACCCAGACCGGATTCCTTCATCGCATCGCGCAATTCCTCATTCTCAATCTGCTTGCCCGCACTTTCCATCGCTTTGAGCAACGTGCCTTCCGTATACGGCTTCGGCGGCTGGGTTTCCTTTTCCTTCACATCCGCTTTGCGACATTGTACCGGCAGCTTGCTATCAATCGTAAACGGCTTATCCGTTTCCTGCTCCTGCTGCTCCTCACCGTCTCCATCGCGTTTGGTTGATTTGTTCCCCGGCTTGCCTTTATCCTTATCTGGCAATGTAACCTTCCAGCCCGGTGATAGTAATTCCTTGATCGCTGTTTTGAACGTTTCCTGCTCAACAACAGTCAGTACCGTATGATGCTTGTACTCCGCTGGTGGATAGAATTGTGCGAGAAAGCGGCGAATGATCAGATCATATAGCTGCTGCTCTTCCTTGCTAAGCGTACCGGGTTTTTTCAATGTCGGCAAAATAGCATGGTGATCTTCAACCCGTGCTGGATTGCAGACGGATTTATTATTGACATGTACACGTTTGCTGTCCGCTTCACCTGCAAGCTGCGCATAATCGCCGCTTTGCAGCATATTCAGCACCTTGTGCATGCCATCGATATTTTCCTTGGTAACATAGTTGGAGTTGGTACGCGGATACGAAATGATCTTGTGACGCTCATACAATGCCTGCGCCACATCCAGCGTTTTTTTGGCAGAAAAGCCGAATTTGGCATTGGCATCGCGTTGCAGAAGTGTCAGATCATACAGCTTGTACGGATACTCCTTGCTTTCCTTGATGTCGTACTTGCTAATCTTACCTTCCTTGCCTCGTACCTTTTCGGCGATGGCTTCCCCTTTGGCTTTATCGGTCAAACGATCTTCGCCCTGCCATACGCCTTCATACGTTTTGTCCTTTTGCTTGAACGAAGCCTTCACTTCATAAAAGGTTTGGGATTGGAAGCTTTCGATTTCCTTTTGCCGATCATAAATAATTGCCAGTACAGGGGTCTGCACACGACCGACGGATAGCAGATTGTTATGCTTGGTTGTAAATGCTCGTGACGCATTCATCCCGATCAGCCAGTCCGCTTCACTACGCGCCCGTGCAGCACGCGTCAGATTCTCAAACTCACTGCTATCCCGCAGCTGGTCGAATCCACGCCGAATACTCTCGGCGGTCAAGTCCGAGATCCATAGCCGCTTTACCGGCTGCTTCAGCTTGAGTTGACGCTGAATCAGTGCAAAGATATGCTGTCCTTCCCGCCCCGCATCGCAAGCATTGACGATACGGTCGCATTGCTTCGCCAAATCACCGATCACCTTGAGCTGATCCTTGGTACGTGGATTCGGCACGAGCTTGAATTGCTCTGGAATAATTGGCAAATCGCCAAAGTTCCAGCGCTTGTATTTACTATCGTATGCTTCCGGCTCTGCCAGTCCGATCAGATGACCGATCGCCCAAGTGATAATATAACGTTCACCTTCAATATACGTGCGTTGATTGCGTGCGCCCGGTTCGATCACCGCCGCAATATTGCGCCCCATATCCGGTTTTTCGGCAATAACGAGAATTTTCATGCTTTCATTCCTTTCAGGGAATGGTGATGTATACCATAACGGTATGATTATCATCATTTTAACGGATTTTCGGCAAAAAAAGGAGCCACACTCTGGAGTGCAGCCCCCTTTATACCACGTTCGTATAACTCTGTTTTATTATAGCACAATGGCGTTTGTAAATCGAACCGAATCCATTGATGGTATGAATGTCGCGCAACCTGTTTACTGTACCTTTGTGCAAGTTCTGTATTAAACGAGTACCGTTGCGCCCATCAGATATTTATCCACTTCACGCGCCGCTTCACGACCTTCGTTGATTGCCCAAACGACCAGACTTTGTCCACGACGCATATCGCCCGCTGCGAATACTTTGTCTACGTTTGTGTTGTATTTCCCGTAACGTGCTTTGACATTGGTCCAGCGGTCGGTTTCTAGTCCTAGCTGCTGTGCCAGTGTTTGCTCTGGTCCGTCAAAACCGATTGCGATCAATGCCAGTTCAGCTGGGAATACGCGCTCCGTACCCGGAATCGGCTGGTAGATTTTGCGTCCAGTTTCGTCCACAATACGCTGAATCTGAATGGTGTGCAGCTCTTTCAGATTACCATTTTCATCACCGACAAATTTGGTGGTCATGATCGAGAACTCACGCGGATCACTTCCGAAGATTGCTTTCGCTTCTTCCTGTGCGTAATCCAGTGTGTACACATTCGGGAATTGCGGCCAAGGGTTAGCAATAGGATCGCGTTCCAGTGGTGCTTTATCATGTGTACCGAATTGAGTAACGCTACGACAGCCGTGACGCAGGGACGTTGCGACACAGTCAGAGCCTGTATCCCCGCCGCCGATTACAATCACGTCTTTGTCCTGCGAGGACAGGTAGTTACCGTCTTCGAGATTGCTATCCAAAAAGCTCTTGATCGTACCATTCAGATAATCCATCGCGTATACAACACCATTCAGCTTACTGCCTTCGATATTGAATTCACGCGGTTTCGTTGCACCGCCGCAAAGCACGACTGCATCGTAATCATCTACCAGCTGTTGTGCAGGGATGTCTTTGCCAATCTCCGTGCTTGTAATGAACTCAATCCCTTCCTGCTTGAGCAGGTTTACACGACGCTCCACGATTTGCTTATCCAGCTTCATGCTTGGAATACCATACGTCAGCAATCCACCCACACGGTCGGAACGCTCGTATACGGTTACACTGTGACCCGCTTTGTTCAGCTGTGCTGCGCATGCCAATCCGGCAGGACCAGAACCGATAACAGCTACACGGCGACCTGTACGCTTCTCTGGCGGCTCAGGTACAACCCAACCTTCCGCAAAGCCTTTTTCAATAATTGCTTCTTCAATCGTCTTGATCGTAACGGGCTGACCGATTAGACCAACTGTACATGAACCTTCACATGGAGCTGGGCAGATACGACCAGTAAATTCCGGGAAATTATTAGTCTTATGCAGACGCTCTAGCGCTTCTCTCCACAGACCGCGATATACGAGGTTGTTCCATTCTGGAATCAGGTTATGAACGGGACAGCCAAAGGTGGACCCTGCCATGTTCATTCCTGTGTGACAATAAGGCGTTCCGCAATCCATACAACGTGCGCCCTGCGTACGCAGCTCGTCTTCGGACATATGCTTGTGGAACTCTTCCCAGTCTTTTACACGCTCAAGCGGATTACGATCCGCAGGAATTTGTCTTTTATATTCCATAAATCCAGTAGGTGTAGACATGTTAAATTTCCCCCATCCGTTCTATACGCTGCCGACCTTCTGCAATAACCAGCCTGCCGATAAGTTTATTTTCAAGAGTAGCATTATGACCAAGACTGGCAAAATGGATTAAGCGCATAATTATTTGTACTTTTTACATAGAGATTACACCGTCATGAAAGATCTTGCAATAACATTCGCATGATTTTCATCAAATTTTGCATATTTTTATTTTTCAAATCGTATGGATAGTACTCTTTTCCCCTACAGCTGCAAGGGTTTCCGGCTTCTTATCCATCAAAATA
The DNA window shown above is from Paenibacillus sp. JQZ6Y-1 and carries:
- a CDS encoding winged helix-turn-helix domain-containing protein yields the protein MSYQVKIDISPVYDLLGSFMVYVTKKWIRDIDLGPEWIREIDNRLSNGVRMAILEASSWPFDDYDALYAWASCRTREGSVSDFLDHLESMPETDMWNEIHPLMPALTLSEAIRIQKSYAPLLKLWYENYFNEIENEILPLIAEDGEEKLRLLDKMDPAALIEYASGGLVVPEMPGLNTVILFPTVHNRPINTYCFYEGFLLIQYPVDVHEEGEEDPPNVLLRMTRALSDPERLRMLRYIGGDEPKSLQDMSHDLLQPQETLMHHLMMLRVAGLLRIHLGREDIDRFSLRQDGASELQLFLESYIRI
- a CDS encoding HAD family hydrolase, with translation MNNIRHQHLIFDMDDTLIYCNKYFNLILDEFITLLSGWFSEYDLPMDDIRQKQIEIDVAGVHVVGFASEHFPASLVETYRHFSRLYGRPLNDNEERQLKLLGSSVYEKEVEPYPGMVNTLDSLRQAGHTLYLYTGGETAIQQRKIDQMKLSSFFGERIFIRQHKNITALEEIITTQLLPRQDTWMIGNSLRSDVQPALQASLNTIYIKQEQEWAYDIVQLQTGTEQSFHTVSHLTDVPDTIHQHLNIYDNEQKRTWG
- a CDS encoding glutamate synthase subunit beta, with translation MSTPTGFMEYKRQIPADRNPLERVKDWEEFHKHMSEDELRTQGARCMDCGTPYCHTGMNMAGSTFGCPVHNLIPEWNNLVYRGLWREALERLHKTNNFPEFTGRICPAPCEGSCTVGLIGQPVTIKTIEEAIIEKGFAEGWVVPEPPEKRTGRRVAVIGSGPAGLACAAQLNKAGHSVTVYERSDRVGGLLTYGIPSMKLDKQIVERRVNLLKQEGIEFITSTEIGKDIPAQQLVDDYDAVVLCGGATKPREFNIEGSKLNGVVYAMDYLNGTIKSFLDSNLEDGNYLSSQDKDVIVIGGGDTGSDCVATSLRHGCRSVTQFGTHDKAPLERDPIANPWPQFPNVYTLDYAQEEAKAIFGSDPREFSIMTTKFVGDENGNLKELHTIQIQRIVDETGRKIYQPIPGTERVFPAELALIAIGFDGPEQTLAQQLGLETDRWTNVKARYGKYNTNVDKVFAAGDMRRGQSLVVWAINEGREAAREVDKYLMGATVLV
- a CDS encoding type IA DNA topoisomerase, whose translation is MKILVIAEKPDMGRNIAAVIEPGARNQRTYIEGERYIITWAIGHLIGLAEPEAYDSKYKRWNFGDLPIIPEQFKLVPNPRTKDQLKVIGDLAKQCDRIVNACDAGREGQHIFALIQRQLKLKQPVKRLWISDLTAESIRRGFDQLRDSSEFENLTRAARARSEADWLIGMNASRAFTTKHNNLLSVGRVQTPVLAIIYDRQKEIESFQSQTFYEVKASFKQKDKTYEGVWQGEDRLTDKAKGEAIAEKVRGKEGKISKYDIKESKEYPYKLYDLTLLQRDANAKFGFSAKKTLDVAQALYERHKIISYPRTNSNYVTKENIDGMHKVLNMLQSGDYAQLAGEADSKRVHVNNKSVCNPARVEDHHAILPTLKKPGTLSKEEQQLYDLIIRRFLAQFYPPAEYKHHTVLTVVEQETFKTAIKELLSPGWKVTLPDKDKGKPGNKSTKRDGDGEEQQEQETDKPFTIDSKLPVQCRKADVKEKETQPPKPYTEGTLLKAMESAGKQIENEELRDAMKESGLGTPATRAATIERLKQVGYVTAKGKKIELTLKGRAAIELIRAAGVELLTSPEMTGQWERRLNQISRGEADSDRFLESVKKFAVSVIDKVRTQTPAAAGLFGDESSRSKGKGKRSSTRTTSSSRSGSATSSRSRSASSSDGAGSTRATRSKAGSRKKSSASVVVDHPMPEAPPEDMHYTQPYASASYESSPRSQASTARSDRAEDHRSANVKTSTSSASGAVRSATTHSRDSAHSTSAAAHRSKGASAPSHTALGSCPRQGCGGTIIEGRKGYGCSHFKQGCGFVIWKEYSGKSVSVQMLKALLLKGESQVLSFKKGGHDFKARIKLVDRQTGKLAVEAVDS